The following are from one region of the Methylophilus sp. DW102 genome:
- the rfaP gene encoding lipopolysaccharide core heptose(I) kinase RfaP, which translates to MSTTVQFKAENPLPAEIRQRPDVFDFFMQLPGKSFRKVAERETLRIALAGQHFFIKRHFGVGWGELFKNWLSFKRPVVNAQNEVAAIAALQRLHIPTTPYVGHGIQGWLPATQRSFVITEDLGEIVTLEDLALQWQITPPTLRFKRALIRRVAEIARQMHAYPLYHRDFYICHFCFKAAELALMPPRLHVLDLHRAEIRAQPSQRMQMKDLAALYFSAMDVQLTRGDLLTFLRHYVGDDRQLLRGESAFYRAIAQRADKLYAKYQRKRRAGVAM; encoded by the coding sequence ATGAGTACCACGGTGCAATTTAAAGCAGAAAATCCGCTGCCTGCAGAGATTCGGCAACGACCGGATGTGTTTGATTTTTTTATGCAGTTGCCAGGCAAAAGTTTCCGCAAGGTTGCCGAACGCGAGACCTTGCGGATTGCGCTGGCCGGCCAGCATTTTTTTATTAAACGGCATTTTGGTGTGGGGTGGGGCGAGCTGTTCAAAAACTGGCTCAGCTTTAAACGCCCGGTGGTGAATGCGCAGAATGAGGTGGCGGCCATCGCCGCCTTGCAGCGCTTGCATATTCCCACCACGCCTTATGTGGGGCATGGCATCCAGGGCTGGCTGCCCGCCACTCAGCGCTCATTTGTGATTACCGAGGATTTGGGCGAGATTGTCACGCTGGAGGATTTGGCGCTACAGTGGCAAATCACACCGCCCACACTGCGGTTCAAGCGGGCGCTGATCCGCCGGGTGGCGGAGATTGCACGTCAGATGCATGCGTATCCGCTCTACCATCGTGACTTTTATATCTGCCATTTCTGCTTTAAAGCGGCTGAGCTCGCGCTGATGCCGCCACGATTGCATGTGCTGGATTTGCATAGAGCAGAAATCCGCGCACAGCCTTCGCAACGTATGCAAATGAAAGATCTGGCTGCGCTGTATTTTTCAGCCATGGATGTTCAATTGACCCGCGGAGATCTGCTCACATTTCTTCGGCATTATGTTGGTGACGACCGTCAGTTATTGCGTGGGGAGTCGGCATTTTACCGTGCCATTGCGCAGCGTGCCGACAAGCTTTACGCCAAGTACCAGCGCAAACGCCGCGCTGGCGTGGCCATGTAA
- a CDS encoding CMP-N-acetylneuraminic acid synthetase: MKIIIPLQTCSTRIPHKNIRPFYQDDSLFDIKAKQILTFEAPENVYVSSESVELVKPLCDKYGFHFMQRDASLTGNKIYQPDLVKALTDPLPGDDDIMWIQVTSPLFNQFKEALAVWKDVRNDYDSLVAVKPFKGHLLDDKGNPVNYGFGYWHKVSQDLPKLYSVLWSLFILKRETVNRFHYHIGVNPYLFETNHMVVDIDYHEDFELAGMIYTKLHGTI, encoded by the coding sequence ATGAAAATTATTATCCCGCTGCAAACCTGCTCCACGCGTATTCCGCATAAAAATATTCGCCCTTTTTATCAGGACGATTCGCTGTTCGACATCAAGGCCAAGCAAATTCTGACCTTTGAAGCGCCAGAAAATGTCTATGTGTCATCAGAAAGTGTGGAACTGGTCAAACCGTTGTGTGACAAGTATGGCTTTCACTTTATGCAGCGCGATGCCTCCCTGACCGGCAACAAAATTTATCAGCCTGACCTGGTCAAAGCGCTAACCGACCCGCTGCCTGGTGACGATGACATTATGTGGATTCAGGTCACCTCGCCCTTATTTAATCAGTTCAAGGAAGCTTTGGCGGTCTGGAAAGATGTCCGCAACGATTATGATTCGCTGGTTGCTGTCAAGCCGTTCAAAGGGCATTTGCTGGATGACAAGGGCAATCCGGTCAACTATGGGTTTGGTTACTGGCACAAGGTCTCGCAAGACTTGCCCAAGTTATATTCGGTGTTGTGGAGCCTGTTTATTCTCAAACGCGAGACGGTCAACCGCTTTCACTACCATATTGGCGTCAATCCCTACTTGTTTGAAACCAACCATATGGTGGTCGATATTGATTACCATGAGGACTTCGAGCTGGCAGGCATGATTTACACCAAGCTACACGGTACGATTTAA
- a CDS encoding sulfatase-like hydrolase/transferase, whose protein sequence is MKKISPLKLFLGLTTLHMLVTCWGFFSIGGQATTGAAFWFHVCAWLFYSFAYAVVTLIPAWLQSLLARTINRYTALLALTFSVIGILLVRSDLMIYDLYNFHFNGFIWNLVTTKGGLASLGTSDETYVAIGVSVAIVILIQLFAWWLSTRMQSFKPALLLTRPLYLVVLLAFVAQAVLYGISDVKNNGAILDSATVYPFYKRITFRSWAEKMGVQTVRHSSNHLNVDTSRIQYPLSPVTFSAVQQPPNIVILVAESLRWDRLTPEIMPHVWQFAQQGLYFKNHYSSGNGTREGLFGMFYGLYGSYWSSFLHAQQPPLLMQRVQALNYQLDLRTSALFSYPEFNKTLFASVPLAQLHEAEEKLTPWQRDQQNASEQIAFLRTRDKQRPFMSFFFFESTHARYDFPEQAVIASPYLKDVNYWGMSRESLKPKIGEFKNRYTNAAHWVDQQMGRVLDELRAQGALDNTIVIITGDHGEEFLEKGFWGHNSSFVEEQTHTPMVVWMPQHSHAEIERMTSHLDISPTLLQALGAPEDSSSYSLGLSLLTTQSRPFVVVSDWHSISVQTTDMKYRIPYLHHGVDHFVPTGPHDESLSASAQDSLMAKYQPLLLQAIQNCSRFLALHKDKAS, encoded by the coding sequence ATGAAGAAAATTTCACCACTCAAACTGTTTTTAGGCCTGACTACACTGCACATGCTAGTCACCTGCTGGGGATTCTTCAGCATTGGTGGGCAAGCCACCACGGGCGCAGCCTTCTGGTTTCATGTCTGTGCCTGGCTGTTTTACAGTTTTGCCTATGCCGTCGTGACCCTGATCCCGGCCTGGCTGCAGTCGCTGCTGGCACGCACCATCAACCGCTACACCGCACTATTGGCGCTCACGTTTTCCGTGATAGGCATTTTACTGGTCAGATCGGATTTAATGATTTATGACCTGTATAACTTTCATTTCAACGGCTTTATCTGGAATCTGGTTACCACCAAAGGCGGCCTGGCCTCGCTGGGGACCAGCGACGAGACCTATGTGGCGATCGGCGTATCGGTCGCGATTGTCATCCTGATTCAGCTGTTCGCCTGGTGGTTGAGTACGCGCATGCAGTCATTCAAGCCCGCGCTATTGCTGACACGGCCTTTGTATCTGGTTGTGCTGCTGGCCTTTGTCGCGCAAGCTGTCTTATATGGCATCAGTGATGTCAAAAATAACGGGGCGATTCTTGATTCGGCGACAGTCTATCCCTTCTATAAACGGATTACCTTCCGCAGTTGGGCAGAAAAAATGGGCGTGCAAACGGTGCGCCATAGCAGTAACCATCTCAATGTGGATACTTCCAGAATTCAGTATCCTTTATCGCCGGTGACGTTTAGCGCCGTCCAACAGCCGCCCAATATTGTCATTCTAGTGGCAGAGTCTCTGCGCTGGGATCGTTTAACGCCTGAGATCATGCCTCATGTCTGGCAATTTGCGCAGCAAGGCTTGTATTTTAAAAACCACTATTCCAGTGGCAACGGTACGCGTGAAGGCCTGTTCGGCATGTTTTATGGGCTATATGGCTCTTACTGGTCCAGCTTTTTACATGCACAACAGCCGCCCTTGCTCATGCAGCGCGTGCAGGCCTTGAATTACCAACTCGACCTGCGTACCAGCGCACTGTTTTCTTATCCCGAGTTTAATAAAACCTTATTCGCCAGCGTGCCGCTTGCACAGCTGCACGAGGCGGAGGAGAAGTTAACCCCCTGGCAGCGCGACCAACAAAATGCCTCTGAGCAAATCGCCTTTTTGCGTACACGGGACAAGCAGCGGCCATTCATGAGCTTTTTCTTCTTTGAGTCTACGCATGCGCGTTATGACTTCCCAGAGCAAGCCGTGATTGCCTCCCCATATTTAAAGGATGTGAATTACTGGGGCATGAGCCGCGAGTCGCTCAAGCCCAAGATCGGCGAGTTCAAAAACCGCTATACCAATGCTGCCCATTGGGTCGATCAACAAATGGGGCGGGTGCTTGATGAACTGCGTGCGCAGGGCGCATTAGACAATACCATTGTCATCATCACTGGCGATCATGGAGAAGAGTTTCTGGAAAAGGGCTTCTGGGGACATAACTCGAGTTTTGTTGAGGAGCAGACACATACGCCTATGGTGGTGTGGATGCCGCAGCACTCGCATGCCGAGATTGAGCGCATGACCAGCCATCTGGATATTTCACCAACGTTATTACAGGCCCTGGGTGCGCCTGAAGATAGTAGCAGCTATTCGCTGGGCCTGTCGTTGCTGACCACGCAGTCACGCCCATTTGTTGTGGTCAGTGACTGGCACTCTATTAGCGTGCAAACAACGGATATGAAGTACCGTATTCCATATTTGCATCATGGCGTGGATCATTTTGTGCCGACCGGGCCGCACGATGAATCGTTATCTGCCAGCGCGCAAGACAGCCTCATGGCCAAATATCAACCATTGTTATTGCAGGCGATCCAGAATTGCAGCCGCTTTTTGGCCTTGCACAAAGACAAGGCGTCATGA